In the genome of Vulpes lagopus strain Blue_001 chromosome 9, ASM1834538v1, whole genome shotgun sequence, the window TGCCAGCGTGGCTGCATTCACACAAGCTGCGTAGGTCCCGCCATCTGCCTGCAGCACCTGCAAAAACCGCCCAGTGGCATCGGTCCATTAGGCTCTTGTCCCCTGACTCCCATCCttgcttccccttccttccccctcccttcctgggTTGATGGCTGCTGCTTGCTCACCTGTACATATATATCTATCTGGGAACGTGGGTGCAGCTGTGTAAGGATGGCTGCCTCAAATGTCTGACGTAGGTGCAGGCCCATCTCACAAGACTTACGGTCCCCATGCGGTCGTCGCTTGCGTTCGCCTGTGCTGAAAGTCGCAGAGCTATACTGACAGTTCACCAGGGCCCTGTCTGGCAGGGCTCGAGCTCGGGAGCCCCGGATCTGGGGGAGGAAGGACACATGAGTCAGGCTCACCCCTCAGCAGCTAACACTACACCTTCCCATCACCCTCCCTCTACTTCCGGCATCTCCATAAGCAAGCAGGAGGACCTCCATCGGAGGGCCAGTTGGCCAGTCTCCAAGTCATCATGTCTGATGTTACTTAACAGGCCTCCTTGTTTCCATCCCTGCCTCGGCCCCTGCTAACCCATTCTCCATCCGTGGCCAGAGCAGGTGTGTTCACAAATATCCAGGCtcgggatgcctgcgtggctcagcagttgagcggctgcctttggctcagggtgtgaccccggggtcctgcagggagcctgcttctccttctgtctgtgtctctgcttctctctctctcacaatcgtgaataaataaataaaatcttaaaaaaaaaatcccggtTGATGTCATCTCCTGTACACTTTCGCTGCGTCAATGTCCTGCCGCCTCCTAAAGCTTCCCCATCACCCGTGAAATCCTGAGTCGTGCCCCTGGCCTACAGCGCGGCGGGTTCCTGCCTCCCTAGAGCCCCCCGACCTCGTTCCGAGTTGCTCCCCATCTCCGCCGCTGCGAACGCGCCCCGCTCCGCGCCCCGGCCACTTCCCCGCTCCGGCGTGGACGCCAGGCAGTAGCAGCAGGTGGGTTTAGCCACAGTCCCTCGGCTCACGGAGTTGACGCTCCGCTCCCGAGAAGTCGAACGCGGAGCCCACGGGCTTCggaaaggcaggggaggggctgcccaGGAGAGCAAGGCGGTCGGGGACGCGTCGCCGGGAGGACGAGGTCAGGCGCCCCAGCGCGGGGGAACCCaagccccgcgcgccccgcccgccccgcccgccccgcccgcgcgcgcccACTCGCCTCGTGCGGCCCGTAGACCACCGCCAGCGCCTTGGTGTTGCCTTGCTCGATGTAGGCCGAGCCGTCGGCCTGCGCGAACACGCCCATCCGCGCCTGGATCTTGCGCAGCTCCCCGGCGCGCCGTCCGTCCACCCGGTAGCCCTGGTCCGACAGGAGCTCCAGGCCCGCCATGCCGCCGGCGGCCGGCCGCGCTTGCGACTCCCGCGAAACTACACTTCCCGGCGGCTCCGACCCCACTTCCGGCTTCCTGGGGCCTACGGCTTCCGGCGGTCCGACCCCCACTTCCGGCCCGAGGAACTACGGTTCCCCCGGGGGCAGGCGGCGCCCGCGGCCGTTTGGGGAACTGTCCCACGGCTGCCCGAGGCGGAGACCGGAAGCGGGGAGACTCGCCGGCCGCGCCCCCTCGGGCTCGTCGCAGGGCGGTCCTGACGCCCCCGGGCCTCCCGGGGTCACGCCGCACGCGCCTGCgtcccgccccgccgcccgcgccccctgcagcccgctcggcgccccgcgcgccccgcccctccccccgcccctccccgccccctccagaGCTCCCGTCTGCTCTTCTCCGCTCCCACTAACCGCAGACGGATCGGGAGCACACGCGGTTGTGCAGCGCGTCGCACTGGGAACGCCGGTTATTTTAATGAGAGCAGTTTATACACTTTTATGGTTTTCACTCAAAAAAgaccttgagaaaaaaaaaaaaaaaaaaaaagaccttgagaAATCTGCCCCAATAACCCTGGGGAACGCCCGCTAGTTTCCGGTCGGCCGCTCGGTGCCCGCGGGGTGGACGCGCCCAGATGCCCCCCCGCTgctgcccgggggcgggggcgggggcgcgggcgcgcggggccgggctAGAACCCCGCGGGACTCCGAGGAGTGGCGGTCGCGGGCGTCCTCCCCCGTCCTGACTCGTGTTCCGACACCTCCTGGCGGCCCAGCGCCGTGGAACCGCCCCGGCCAaaccctccccatccccccccccccccccccgtccccgtccccgtcctgGTCCCCGTCGTCCCCCTATCCCCACTCGGTCCCCGTCCTCGTTCCGGTCCCCGTCCCCCGCCCCTCCGTCCCCGTCCCTGtcgtccccctccccccgccccgtcccggtCCCCGttcccccgccccgtccccgtcCGCGTCgttcccctccccccgccccgtccccgtcGTTCCCCACCCCGTCCTGGTCCCCCCTTCACCCCCGTCCACGTCCTGTCCCGGTCCCCATCCCAGTCTCCATCCCCTTCCCCGTCCCGGTCCGCCCCGGCGGGACAGTCATGCCCCACACCAGCTGCCTTATTTGTCTGCTCTGCTGAGCCCGGGCTTCAGGGGCGAATGTGGGAAGCGGAGCCTACAAGCCTGGGCGTTGGGGAGGTGCGGCCCGGGGCCTGGGGACGTGCACAGGCTGTGTGTCCCCCCTTTCCCGCCAGCTCCCACTGTGCAATAAAACCGgcgaatgggggatccctgggtggcgcagcggtttggcgcctgcctttggcccagggcgagatcctggagacccagatagaatcccacgtcgggctcccggtgcatggagcctgcttctccctctgcctgtgtctctgcctctctctctctctgtgactatcataaataataaaaaaaaaaaacggcgaATGAAGATACCCTCGCCCTTTCCAGAAAGGGATTGAGTAGGGGTTGCTAGACTTAACCTTGCTGCATTGCCTTAGGGATTTCCAATAACGAAGAATAATCCGTCGTCAAGTCTTGCAGCCCGAGGGTTGCCTGGGCTCCTCAGGTGGTTTGCACTTAGGATCTTTCCCCCCCTTTAGTCCTGCAAGTGGTGACAGGCGAGGCCTCGGGAGCTTCCTGGCATAGCCACCTGTGGCCTCTCCGTGCAGCCCAGTGCTTCCCGGAAGTGTGGCACCAGGGCTCCAAGGTGACCTCAAAAGACAAGGTGGGCAGGTTCGGTGTTTCGAGGGCTAGCCTTAGAAGTCCTGGAGTGTTATTCCCACCAGACTGTCGGGGTCAAGGTGGGCATGAAGGTCGGCCCGGACTCAAGGGGGGCATGTGGACCCGGCCCCCGGAGAGAAGCGAGATCAGCGTAAGGCCGTAAGAAGCAGGTAGAATGGACACAGCGGAGCAGGTAAGGGCCCGAGTCCTGCAGGCAGTGTCCCCATCAAGGTACTGGTCTCCTGGATGAACGCGGCACAAGCGCTGGGAGCCAGCCACCGCCCTGGCACGGCGCCCGGTGAGTTGGTGATGGCCACGGCCCTCCGCGCCCGGGCTGCTTGTGCTGGAGTGACGCGGCGTCTTCCCCCGGCGTCTGAGCACGTGCCGTGCCCCTTCCCACTGGGTCAAGACGGCAGTGCTTGTCTATCCCTCAATGCGGGTGGAAGCTCCACGGGGGTCCCCACGGGGGTCCTGCCCCAAGTGCACAGCATTGACACGAGCAGCCCAGGACTATCAGTAATGCTGGTCCTGGGCCTAAGGAGCCCAAAGTGGCCAGGGGGGCTGGTCCCTCCAGATCGCTGGAACCCTTGCGGTGTCCATTGCCGGAAGTGCTCCCTCCGCCCCTGGAACTCCGCTCTCCAGCCTCCTAGCACCTCCTCTTTAGGGGCCGTTCCTGCCCCCCTTGACTCTCTGGCCCTGTGTTGCAACCATGGGTAGGTCCAGGTTCGGGTGCCCAACGAATTTGGGAGCGGTGTTTGGGATCCTCAAGACCACTCCTGGATTCAGGGATTTGCGTGGAGGGCCTGTAGAACCTGGCACAGATTGTTGACCTTGTGGCTGAGATTTATAACAGAGGAAGGATAGGAATCAAAATCAGAGGAATAAGGGTCACATGGCAAAGTTAGGGAACCAAGCACAGCTTCCAGAACCCTCTCCACAGGACACACGACATCCTCCCAGCAGCAAGCGCTGACAGCGTGTGTGGAGACTCAGCTCCTCGGCCGCTCGCGGGGCTGGTCACGCAGGTGCCCTCGGTGGGGCACAAACCCCAATTCCAGATGCCCAGGAGGAAGGCGGGAGTTCAGCACAAACCAGGTTTGTCTGCATGGTTTCAGGCTCAGTGCGCCACCCTTAGGGAACACGGGAGCCTTCCCCTAACGGAAGCTCCCTAGGTGCCTGCTGACCTCCGCGCTCCTCGCCGGCTGCCTTGACTCCTGCGTTGTGCTGTTCCGAAGAATTAGAGGGCAAAGCCACATTTCTGGAATGAAATGAGTAGAGTGAGAAAAGAAATCCTAACATGTAACATAAATGTTTAGATTTGACCGGTATCACACACATCACAAAACACAGACCCAACAGGATGTCCTGAGTCCTCTTCCCGAAGCATTTCTCCGACACGTTTCCCCTGTGCCTCTTGGATGCACGCTCTGGCGCCTCGCAGGTGACCACGTGTGGGGCGCTGGCCGGCCAGTCCGTGGAGCGCGCGATCTTGATGGGGGTTGTGAAtccgagccccacactgggtgcagggagtgcttaaaattttaaaaaaagatgacaacaTTTTTGTGATATCGTCATGTATATACAGAGAGAAGATAATTCAGCGTCTTTTCTAACATGTTTGATTAGagtgtatttttattatagtttagAAAAGTTGTTTTCAGGTAGTGGCTCCTGCGGGTAGTATCCtgtgagcttttatttatttatttatttagttttttgttttttttttttttcctgtgagctTTTAGAATTGTTAAATTTGAGGGGCGCTCTCCCAAATTTCTCCTACATGTGAGCCCTAAGATTTCTGGGCCTTTGGAGTTTTCTTGTTTGTGACTGAATGACCTTAGATATTTTCTGAATTGACGACACTCATCAGCCAAAGCCATCAGCCCGAGGTGTCCTGACTGGGAGCTGGTGGGAGGCGGGTGTGTCCCTAGAAGCCCTTTCTGCTCCGCGTTGACAGCAGTAGCTTAACCACCGCAGGGAGCGGAGTGGCCTGGTTCAGCCCAAGCTGCACGTGGCCCCAGGCCAgctaccccccgccccccgcgccccttcCCCTGTGCCAGGTCTCCCCCGCCGCCACCGTCCGGAGGTACTCATGGTCACCTGGAGGCCTGCTGGGTCGTCCCTGAGCATCTTCCCACCTTAGACCCTTAACGTCATCATACCTGCAGATTCCTTTTGCCGATAAGGTAACATTCACGGCTCTCGGGGCCCAGGACCTAGGTCTCTGTGAAGGTCTTCCCCAGCCTGGGAGGCCGGCTGACGTGAGGCGATGGTGCCCCTGGCCAGCTGGATGAACCCCAGCCGTGCTGACCCCACACGGGCCCCGCGGAGGGTGTGGAGACTGGAGCCACGCGGCCCCGAGTCCAGCAGCGCCGTGCATGGGATGCAGCACAGAACGAAGTCTGCCCTGGAACCTCCACAGGAACCGTCCCCGTGAACAtctcggctttttttttttttttaaaggatcttatgtatttactcatgagagacacagagagacagagacacaggcagagggagaagcaggctccatgcagggagcccaacgtgggactcgaacctgggtctccaggatcacgccctgggcctaagggggcgctaaaccgctgagccaccgggctgccggAGACTTATTCTTTTAAAGGCCCGCCtgaaaaaaaggcgggggggggggtgcggagaCCACCTGATCAAGTAATCTCATCCAAGACAATCTcccttgaggggatccctgggtcgctcagcagtttagtgccaccttcagcccagggcatgaccccgggtcccgggatcgggtcctgcatcaggctccctgcagggagcctgcttctccctctgcctgtgtctctgcctctcagtttctgtgtctctcatgaataaataaattaaatcttaaaaaaattaagatggtcATAATCTCCATTGAGATTAAGTGCAGCTGCCACCGTCTCCTGGATCGCTGCTGTCAGAGGCGTCCCCTCCCCAGTGGGCACCGTGAAGACCACCCTCCACCAGAGCTCGCCGTTCCCGGGAGAACCGACTGGTTAATAAGTGGGAACGGTACTGAGCAGACCAGCAAAAAGGAAACAACGATGTGAAATAAACTGATCATGACCAAGGAAGAGATGACAGCAGCACAGAACGGCCCCTTAGAAGGTGCGCCGGGCGAGAGAAGAAAGTCCTTCGTTTGCTCTGAACTGTCGCCCCACTCTGACCCTTAGGGGTAGCTCCCTGGCCGCCGGAGTCTGCTCCGGAGTCTGCTCAGCCCTTTCGTGGGGtctccctgctgcctgccctgccctcctccacgAGGCTCTCGTCCCTGGCTGTCCCGCCTCCTCCAGGGCACTTGCCCTCCGTGTGCACTGCTACCCTCTGCCATCCCTGCCAGGCTCAGCACCACCTGGGCCATCTCTTTGCTTCCAGCCCCATCCAAATGCACCTGTTGACGCGCCCCATGTCCCTGGAATTCTGACCCATGCTAGTCTCCTGCTGCTGCTAGGCCAGAAGGGCCCTTCCTGCAGGGCAGCTCAAAAACCCGCTCTCCTGGCCTCTGCAGATGCTGTGATGGCTCTGACTACCTCGGAGACCGTGCCCAGTCACCTGGCCCCGTGACCTGGCACAGCCAGGTGgagatgctgctgctggtggcCAGAGAGCAGCCAGATGGGTAGACGCCTGAATCCTTGACTCCCTCTCTTTGCAACACATCTGTGCCAGGCCGGGATCAAGAAGCTTCCAATgaccagacatttctccaaataagacctacaaaggccacctgggtggtcaggggttgagcatctgccttcagctcagggcatgatcgctggtcctaggatcgagtcccgcagggagcctgcttctccctctgcctgtgtctctgcctctctctgtgtgtctctcatgagtagataaaggagatctttaaaaaaaccaaagacACGGCCTATGTATACAACGGAGCGTGACTCGGCCGTCAGAAGagtgagatcttaccatttgcacagcgtgggtggaactagagggtatgatgcCGAGCgacataagtcagtcagagaaacacaattagGCCTTGACCTCacgcatatgtggaatttgagaaacaaaacagtggatggggggggagggaggggaaaatacAGTAAGATGAACTCAGGGAGACGAACcacaagagacttttttttaaaagattgttaaggggatccctgggtggcgcagcggtttagcgcctgcctttggcccagggcgcgatcctggagacccgggatcgaatcccatgtcgggctcccggtgcatggagcctgtttctctctctgcctgtgtctctgcctctctctctctgtctctgtgttaaaaatctttaaaaattgtctgGTCTggaggcagacactaaaccgctgagccacccaaggatcccaagagagactcttaactctaggaaacaaactgaaggtcactAGAGGGAAGGCTGGGGGGACGGGGTgagggggtgacgggcactaaggagggctcgtggcgtgatgagcactgggcgctGTGTGCAGCTCGTGAATCACTGACCCCTACCTCTGGAGCTAATACCCCATACGTTAATTCACtgaatcaaaaaaaagaaaggataagagaaaagtgaaaaaaaaaataaagaaagaagaagcttCTACCCTCCAGGAGCGGTTTCCTAGAGGGACTCCAGGGCCTAGGCAGGTCTGCGTCCTCGGTCATTTGGCCCTCAGGGgccagaggtcagaggtcaggtgTGCCCTGCTCCAGGCGGTGGGAACTGCT includes:
- the EXOSC4 gene encoding exosome complex component RRP41 yields the protein MAGLELLSDQGYRVDGRRAGELRKIQARMGVFAQADGSAYIEQGNTKALAVVYGPHEIRGSRARALPDRALVNCQYSSATFSTGERKRRPHGDRKSCEMGLHLRQTFEAAILTQLHPRSQIDIYVQVLQADGGTYAACVNAATLAVLDAGIPMRDFVCACSAGFVDNTALADLSHVEEAAGGPQLALALLPASGQIALLEMDARLHEDHLEQVLEAAARAARDVHTVLDRVVRQHVREASILLGD